In Aggregicoccus sp. 17bor-14, the following are encoded in one genomic region:
- a CDS encoding dihydrofolate reductase produces the protein MRRSALVAMARNRVIGRDNALPWRLPADLARFKRLTMGHTLVLGRKTYESIGRPLPGRRMVVISRQPDFRPEGVQVVHSLEAALAAAPPDEQELFIGGGAEIYRQAMELTDRIYLTIVERDVEGDAYFPPVDLSGWTLVEEEAHVGAEEPLPYRFLTYDRRS, from the coding sequence ATGAGGCGCTCGGCGCTGGTGGCCATGGCGCGCAACCGCGTCATCGGCCGCGACAACGCCCTGCCCTGGCGGCTGCCTGCGGACCTCGCGCGCTTCAAGCGCCTCACCATGGGCCACACGCTGGTCCTGGGGCGCAAGACCTACGAGTCCATCGGGCGGCCGCTGCCCGGCCGGCGCATGGTGGTCATCAGCCGCCAGCCGGACTTCCGCCCCGAGGGCGTGCAGGTGGTGCACTCGCTCGAGGCCGCGCTCGCCGCGGCGCCCCCGGACGAGCAGGAGCTGTTCATCGGCGGCGGCGCGGAGATCTACCGCCAGGCGATGGAGCTCACGGACCGCATCTACCTCACCATCGTCGAGCGCGACGTGGAGGGGGATGCGTACTTCCCGCCGGTGGACCTGAGCGGGTGGACGCTCGTCGAGGAGGAGGCGCACGTGGGCGCGGAGGAGCCGCTGCCCTATCGCTTTCTCACCTACGACCGGCGGAGCTGA
- a CDS encoding DMT family transporter, with protein sequence MGSPPARAVTSSPPPTHAAPSGRVYAALTLQVLISAGTYLAGKRAMAELPPITVVLWRFFLSALVFALLLAVTKGPKLPPRASLPRILFLGLLAGPLNQMFFFYGLSRSTAAHAALLYALTPMGVYLLSLARGRERVSARAAGGIATALAGVVVLLLGRGLAQAQGSLFGDLLILTAVAAWVVYTTEGKPFAAEVGPVRATSWSMIAAALLTLPAAPFAAHPLQVMEASGAARGCIAYLAVLTSVVAYLLWYYALSRTEASKVAIFSNLQPAATALAAWLLLGESLHWELWVGGLLIVAGVRLTQRARV encoded by the coding sequence ATGGGCTCTCCGCCAGCTCGCGCCGTGACCTCCTCCCCGCCGCCGACTCATGCCGCGCCCTCCGGCCGGGTGTACGCCGCGCTCACGCTGCAGGTGCTCATCAGCGCCGGCACCTACCTCGCCGGCAAGCGCGCCATGGCGGAGCTGCCGCCCATCACCGTGGTGCTCTGGCGCTTCTTCCTGAGCGCGCTGGTGTTCGCGCTGCTGCTCGCCGTGACGAAGGGGCCGAAGCTGCCGCCGCGCGCGAGCCTTCCGCGCATCCTCTTCCTCGGGCTGCTCGCGGGCCCGCTCAACCAGATGTTCTTCTTCTACGGGCTCTCGCGCTCCACCGCCGCGCACGCCGCGCTGCTCTACGCGCTCACGCCCATGGGCGTGTACCTGCTGAGCCTCGCGCGCGGGCGCGAGCGCGTGTCCGCGCGCGCCGCGGGCGGCATCGCCACGGCGCTCGCGGGCGTGGTGGTGCTCCTCCTGGGCCGCGGGCTCGCGCAGGCGCAGGGCTCGCTCTTCGGAGACCTGCTCATCCTCACCGCCGTGGCCGCCTGGGTCGTCTACACCACGGAGGGCAAGCCCTTCGCGGCGGAGGTGGGCCCGGTGCGCGCCACCTCCTGGAGCATGATCGCCGCCGCGCTGCTCACCCTGCCCGCGGCGCCCTTCGCGGCGCACCCGCTGCAGGTGATGGAGGCGAGCGGGGCGGCGCGCGGGTGCATCGCGTACCTGGCGGTGCTCACCTCGGTGGTGGCCTACCTGCTCTGGTACTACGCGCTCTCGCGCACCGAGGCCTCGAAGGTCGCCATCTTCAGCAACCTGCAGCCCGCGGCCACCGCGCTCGCCGCGTGGCTGCTGCTCGGCGAGTCGCTGCACTGGGAGCTGTGGGTGGGCGGCCTGCTCATCGTGGCCGGCGTGCGCCTCACCCAGCGCGCGCGCGTCTAG
- the queG gene encoding tRNA epoxyqueuosine(34) reductase QueG has translation MTPLPTDVLRALSREAGFDDVGFARAEPIPAAVLTEWLEAGHAADMDWMGERLAERLDVRELLPDARSVLVFASNYYRDDAPTQGSPIARYARGRDYHATLKDRLRHFRRLLRERFPQVQDYGSVDHGPMMEKVWAARAGLGYVGKNGLLIHERYGSWVLLAGLILDAELDAYAGGPTANRCGPCRRCLVACPTHALQGEGRVDAGACLSYQTIENRHGEVPEGFRLAMGGIVFGCDICQDVCPLNRHPVFNPHERFAPRAVAELGVLELAAMTPEQYQQLVPGTPLARAKYDGLRRNAAYALGALRREDARPTLEKLGEDPSELVRSAAQWALRQLAP, from the coding sequence GTGACCCCGCTGCCCACAGACGTGCTGCGCGCCCTCTCCCGCGAGGCGGGCTTCGACGACGTGGGCTTCGCGCGCGCCGAGCCCATCCCGGCCGCCGTGCTCACCGAGTGGCTCGAGGCGGGGCACGCGGCGGACATGGACTGGATGGGCGAGCGGCTGGCCGAGCGCCTGGACGTCCGGGAGCTGCTGCCGGATGCGCGCTCGGTGCTCGTCTTCGCCTCCAACTACTACCGCGACGACGCGCCCACGCAGGGCTCGCCCATCGCGCGCTACGCGCGCGGCCGCGACTACCACGCCACGCTGAAGGACCGCCTGCGCCACTTCCGGCGCCTGCTGCGCGAGCGCTTCCCGCAGGTGCAGGACTACGGCTCGGTGGACCACGGGCCGATGATGGAGAAGGTGTGGGCGGCGCGCGCGGGGCTGGGCTACGTGGGCAAGAACGGGCTGCTCATCCACGAGCGCTACGGCTCCTGGGTGCTGCTCGCCGGGCTCATCCTGGACGCCGAGCTGGACGCCTACGCGGGCGGCCCCACCGCGAACCGCTGCGGCCCCTGCCGCCGCTGCCTCGTGGCCTGCCCCACGCACGCGCTGCAGGGCGAGGGGAGGGTGGACGCGGGCGCGTGCCTCTCCTACCAGACCATCGAGAACCGCCACGGCGAGGTGCCCGAGGGCTTCCGGCTCGCGATGGGCGGCATCGTGTTCGGCTGCGACATCTGCCAGGACGTGTGCCCGCTCAACCGCCACCCGGTGTTCAACCCCCACGAGCGCTTCGCGCCGCGCGCCGTGGCGGAGCTGGGCGTGCTGGAGCTCGCCGCGATGACGCCCGAGCAGTACCAGCAGCTGGTGCCCGGCACCCCGCTCGCGCGCGCGAAGTACGACGGGCTGCGCCGCAACGCCGCCTACGCGCTGGGCGCACTGCGCCGCGAGGACGCGCGCCCCACCCTGGAAAAGCTCGGCGAGGACCCCAGCGAGCTGGTACGTAGCGCCGCGCAATGGGCTCTCCGCCAGCTCGCGCCGTGA
- a CDS encoding cob(I)yrinic acid a,c-diamide adenosyltransferase: MKIYTKTGDAGETGLFGGGRVSKADERVDAYGEVDELNAHLGLARSFGLPQDLDALLQRLQDQLFTVGAVLATPADTKAAAHIPVLKPEWTEAMEQAIDAAEAELSPMTHFILPGGTSAASALHVARTVCRRAERRVVPLLAAGKAPVGVVVFLNRLSDLLFTLARLANHRAGVQDVKWMPEKPAAK; this comes from the coding sequence ATGAAGATCTACACGAAGACCGGGGATGCGGGAGAAACGGGTCTGTTCGGCGGCGGACGCGTCTCGAAGGCGGACGAGCGCGTGGACGCCTACGGCGAGGTGGACGAGCTCAACGCCCACCTCGGCCTCGCGCGCAGCTTCGGGCTCCCCCAGGACCTGGACGCGCTGCTGCAGCGGCTGCAGGACCAGCTCTTCACGGTGGGCGCGGTGCTCGCCACGCCGGCGGACACGAAGGCGGCGGCGCACATCCCCGTGCTCAAGCCCGAGTGGACCGAGGCGATGGAGCAGGCCATCGATGCGGCCGAGGCCGAGCTCTCCCCCATGACCCACTTCATCCTCCCGGGCGGGACTTCCGCTGCGAGCGCGCTGCACGTGGCGCGCACCGTGTGCCGCCGGGCCGAGCGCCGGGTGGTGCCGCTGCTCGCCGCCGGGAAGGCGCCGGTGGGCGTGGTGGTTTTCTTGAACCGCCTCTCCGACCTGCTCTTCACGCTCGCGCGCCTGGCCAACCACCGCGCGGGCGTGCAGGACGTGAAGTGGATGCCGGAGAAGCCCGCCGCCAAGTAA
- the mtgA gene encoding monofunctional biosynthetic peptidoglycan transglycosylase — MATRPPSARTSSVRTQKTKRSATAAPSRSGGSGLRWGRWMLLGWLLTVVWLSVEYARLPDVAPLLKSNPRSTSLMAQRAEEARDEGLRPRQRQSWVALSSVAPHAVAAVLVSEDARFYQHAGVDWVEVQNALGDALAEGRLGRGASTLTQQLAKNLYLSTDRSLLRKAKELLLARRLEETLPKQRILALYLNVVEWGEGVYGIEAAAREHFGVPARSLSVAQAAVLAGMLPAPRTWLPARKPPTLHKRAAAIVERLEQAGHITPQQAAEARAELGRFFGVPTAPATVAEAIAALADRPAP, encoded by the coding sequence ATGGCCACCCGTCCGCCCTCCGCCCGCACCTCCTCCGTCAGGACGCAGAAGACGAAGCGCTCCGCCACCGCCGCCCCCTCGCGCTCGGGCGGCTCGGGGCTGCGGTGGGGCCGCTGGATGCTCCTGGGCTGGCTGCTCACCGTCGTGTGGCTCAGCGTCGAGTACGCGCGGCTCCCGGACGTGGCCCCCCTGCTCAAGAGCAACCCGCGCAGCACCTCCCTCATGGCGCAGCGGGCCGAGGAGGCGCGAGACGAGGGCCTGCGGCCCCGCCAGCGCCAGAGCTGGGTGGCGCTCTCCTCCGTGGCGCCGCACGCGGTGGCCGCGGTGCTCGTCTCCGAGGACGCGCGCTTCTACCAGCACGCGGGCGTGGACTGGGTGGAGGTGCAGAACGCGCTGGGCGATGCGCTCGCCGAGGGACGGCTGGGCCGCGGGGCCTCCACGCTCACGCAGCAGCTGGCGAAGAACCTCTACCTCTCCACGGACCGCAGCCTGCTGCGCAAGGCGAAGGAGCTGCTGCTCGCGCGCCGGCTGGAGGAGACGCTCCCCAAGCAGCGCATCCTCGCGCTCTACCTGAACGTGGTGGAGTGGGGAGAGGGCGTGTACGGCATCGAGGCGGCGGCGCGCGAGCACTTCGGCGTCCCCGCGCGCAGCCTCAGCGTGGCGCAGGCGGCGGTGCTCGCGGGCATGCTGCCGGCGCCGCGCACCTGGCTCCCCGCGCGCAAGCCCCCCACCCTGCACAAGCGCGCGGCCGCCATCGTCGAGCGGCTCGAGCAGGCGGGCCACATCACCCCGCAGCAGGCCGCCGAGGCACGCGCCGAGCTGGGGCGCTTCTTCGGCGTGCCCACCGCGCCGGCCACCGTGGCCGAGGCCATCGCGGCGCTCGCGGACCGCCCCGCGCCCTGA
- a CDS encoding thymidylate synthase, with protein MRQYLALLEHVLQHGTRKTDRTGTGTLSVFGHQMRFDLTEGFPLVTTKKVHLKSIIYELLWILAGSTNVKDLQANGVTIWDEWADANGELGPVYGKQWRSWAAPDGRVIDQMAQLVEGLKKKPDSRRHLVSAWNPADVDAMKLPPCHTLFQFYVADGKLSCQLYQRSGDLFLGVPFNIASYALLTMMVAQATGLVAHEFIHTLGDAHLYLNHLEQAKTQLTREPRPLPRMHLNPEVKDLFAFKYEDFRLEGYDPHPAIKAPVAV; from the coding sequence ATGAGACAGTACCTCGCACTGCTCGAGCACGTGCTGCAGCACGGCACCCGCAAGACCGACCGCACCGGCACCGGCACGCTCAGCGTGTTCGGCCACCAGATGCGCTTCGACCTCACCGAGGGCTTCCCCCTGGTGACGACGAAGAAGGTGCACCTCAAGAGCATCATCTACGAGCTGCTGTGGATCCTCGCGGGCAGCACCAACGTGAAGGACCTGCAGGCGAACGGCGTCACCATCTGGGACGAGTGGGCGGACGCGAACGGCGAGCTGGGCCCGGTGTACGGCAAGCAGTGGCGCAGCTGGGCCGCGCCGGACGGGCGCGTCATCGACCAGATGGCGCAGCTGGTGGAGGGCCTGAAGAAGAAGCCGGACAGCCGCCGCCACCTGGTGAGCGCGTGGAACCCGGCGGACGTGGACGCGATGAAGCTGCCGCCCTGCCACACCCTGTTCCAGTTCTACGTGGCGGACGGGAAGCTCAGCTGTCAGCTCTACCAGCGCAGCGGAGACCTGTTCCTCGGGGTGCCCTTCAACATCGCCTCCTACGCGCTGCTCACCATGATGGTCGCGCAGGCGACGGGGCTCGTGGCGCACGAGTTCATCCACACGCTGGGTGATGCGCACCTGTACCTGAACCACCTGGAGCAGGCGAAGACGCAGCTCACGCGCGAGCCGCGCCCCCTGCCGCGCATGCACCTCAACCCCGAGGTGAAGGACCTCTTCGCGTTCAAGTACGAGGACTTCCGGCTCGAGGGCTACGACCCGCACCCGGCCATCAAGGCGCCGGTGGCGGTATGA
- a CDS encoding kelch repeat-containing protein, whose protein sequence is MSPRHALAVLCFTGALLAACRSAAPAPAAEAARSEGTWEPAPPMLHARSAHAVVSDGKSIYALAGSGAGGVPVREVERFDGTRWQVETQLPGDGLNAPAAVVLGDTLYLVGGFSGVSNLPTDRVYRYSLSQHTWSEAAPLPAPRGGHAAVVLDGKLHVLGGGNSQSTLALHSVYDPATNTWSERAPLPRSEGSPAALAVDGKLWAIGGRSGPSDFGEVYLYDPAQDRWSSGPPIPPRGTAGAVRYRGALYVIGGESQALGRSLDSVLRLDPTEGTWRDAPPLPTARNYARAVLLGDAIYVVGGSPLAGRSHSSEGSTIVERFRFP, encoded by the coding sequence ATGTCGCCCCGTCACGCGCTCGCCGTCCTCTGCTTCACAGGCGCGCTGCTCGCCGCCTGCCGCTCCGCAGCCCCCGCTCCCGCTGCAGAGGCTGCGCGCAGCGAGGGCACGTGGGAGCCCGCACCGCCGATGCTGCATGCGCGCTCGGCGCACGCGGTGGTGAGTGACGGGAAGAGCATCTACGCGCTCGCGGGCTCCGGCGCCGGAGGCGTGCCCGTGCGCGAGGTGGAGCGCTTCGACGGCACGCGCTGGCAGGTGGAGACGCAGCTGCCGGGAGACGGGCTCAACGCGCCGGCGGCCGTGGTGCTGGGGGACACCCTGTACCTGGTGGGCGGCTTCAGCGGGGTGAGCAACCTGCCCACGGACCGGGTGTACCGGTACTCGCTCTCGCAGCACACCTGGAGCGAGGCTGCGCCCTTGCCCGCGCCGCGCGGAGGGCATGCGGCGGTGGTGCTCGACGGGAAGCTCCACGTGCTGGGCGGAGGCAACTCGCAGTCCACGCTCGCGCTGCACTCGGTCTACGACCCGGCCACGAACACCTGGTCGGAGCGCGCGCCGCTGCCGCGCTCGGAGGGCAGTCCCGCGGCGCTCGCGGTGGACGGGAAGCTGTGGGCCATCGGCGGGCGCAGCGGGCCCTCGGACTTCGGCGAGGTGTATCTCTACGACCCTGCGCAGGACCGCTGGAGCTCGGGGCCCCCCATCCCGCCGCGGGGCACCGCGGGCGCGGTGCGCTACCGTGGCGCCCTCTACGTCATCGGAGGCGAGTCGCAGGCGCTGGGACGGAGCCTCGACAGCGTGCTGCGGCTGGACCCCACCGAGGGCACCTGGCGCGACGCGCCGCCGCTGCCCACGGCGCGCAACTACGCGCGCGCGGTGCTGCTGGGAGACGCGATCTACGTCGTGGGCGGCAGTCCGCTCGCCGGCCGCAGCCACTCCTCGGAGGGCAGCACCATCGTCGAGCGCTTCCGGTTCCCGTGA